The Diceros bicornis minor isolate mBicDic1 chromosome 18, mDicBic1.mat.cur, whole genome shotgun sequence sequence CGGGGACGATGGAGAGCTTGACAAGGATGATGGCCCCACGTATGGCAGTGGCTACCTCCTTGGAGCACTTAACACCCACACCGACATGTCCATTGTAATCCCCGATGGCAACAAAAGCCTTGAACTGGTCCGCTGGCCAGCACGGGTCTGCTTTTGCACCGGCATAATCTTCAAAACCTCATCCTTGAGGGATGCTCCCAAAAAGAAGTCAATTATCTCAGACTCCTTGATGGGCAAGGAGAACAAGTAGATCTCCTCTAAGGACTTGATCTTCATGTCCTTGACCAAATGACCCAGCTTGGTGACGGGGCTCCACTCCTTGTCCTCGGCCTTGCCTCCGCGAGCTCCGCGGCCTTGGCCACGACCCCGGCCCAGGACGCTGCTGCCGAAGCCTCCGCAGCCTCCCATTCCAGGGCCTCTGGGGCCTCCGGGCCCTGCCGCAGCACCGGCGTCATCCGCCATTTGGTGTTTTTCCTCAGAAGAAGCTGTTGatattttgtttaatgtttttaCCTCCCTGTTCATGAGTGAGATT is a genomic window containing:
- the LOC131417837 gene encoding LOW QUALITY PROTEIN: small ribosomal subunit protein uS5-like (The sequence of the model RefSeq protein was modified relative to this genomic sequence to represent the inferred CDS: inserted 1 base in 1 codon), whose translation is MADDAGAAAGPGGPRGPGMGGCGGFGSSVLGRGRGQGRGARGGKAEDKEWSPVTKLGHLVKDMKIKSLEEIYLFSLPIKESEIIDFFLGASLKDEVLKIMPVQKQTRAGQRTXFKAFVAIGDYNGHVGVGVKCSKEVATAIRGAIILVKLSIVPVQRGYWGNKIGKPHTVPCKVTGHCGSVLMHLIPAPRSTGIVSAPVPKKLLLMAGIDDCYTSARGCTATLGNFAKATFDAISKTYSYLTPDLWKETVFTKSPYQEFTDRLTKNHTRVSVQRTQAPAVATT